The Bernardetia litoralis DSM 6794 genome includes a window with the following:
- a CDS encoding bifunctional UDP-N-acetylmuramoyl-tripeptide:D-alanyl-D-alanine ligase/alanine racemase, which produces MSISSLITRANYITDYYKEFRYKQLLTDSRKLAIPHDTIFFAIKGQRHDGHNFIKKLYDKGVRYFIIEDEEAALRNFKNAQEAEGAQLLLVKNSIRALQELAAHHRKQFKLPVIGITGSNGKTIIKEWLSELLADSFQIIKSPKSYNSQIGVPLSVWELSEEHTLAIFEAGISQPHEMEYLEPIIQPNIGIFTNLGSAHDEGFKDRLEKATEKAKLFENCKYLISRDIYSAVNTAILHLKERKGDPHFFGWTTQDVSIYPSAVDMRYLDPNVGGVNVGLYDPHTNQKLNFYLPFSNPAHVENCLHCIVTMLLFEYKEKEIQEKINKLKAVEMRLELKQGIFNCSLIDDTYNNDFGGLQVALDFLLQQSNKPKRTVILSDMPEENQKGLYEKIFQLCAKKGVGRVIAIGENIKRTLLPDTETLIDVKFFTTTEDFLGDFADGDIRFGNEAILIKGARKFEFEKIVEALELKVHGTKLEINLNSLAHNLDYFRSLISPRTRIMAMVKAFGYGSGSNFEIAHLLQYHRVDYLAVAYVDEGIALRNEGIRTPIMVMNPSIDSFEKMYVHKLEPEIYSVATLKRYVEYAKEKAYHLNLAEFGADIKDVFKIHLKLDTGMNRLGFATSDLPILLSLIKAVGESLEVASVFTHLAAADDNQMDDFSSQQIKEFEEWAAELEQQLGYSFLRHAVNSAGIIRFKNAHFEMVRLGLGLYGIDSSKKAQEYLLPISSLKATISQIKVVHPNESIGYSRKGKVERISKIATIAIGYADGYDRRFGNGVGKVYLHGELAPTIGNICMDMCMVDVTEIEDAKEGDEVIIFGEYPTVTDLANTIGTIPYEILTNVSERVKRIFYAD; this is translated from the coding sequence ATGTCTATTTCTTCGCTTATTACTCGTGCCAATTACATTACAGATTATTACAAAGAGTTTCGTTACAAACAACTTTTGACTGATAGTCGTAAACTTGCCATTCCTCATGATACTATATTTTTTGCTATAAAAGGACAACGTCATGATGGACATAATTTTATCAAAAAACTCTATGATAAAGGAGTACGATATTTTATAATTGAAGATGAAGAAGCAGCTTTAAGGAATTTTAAAAATGCACAAGAAGCAGAAGGCGCACAACTTTTACTTGTTAAAAATAGTATTCGTGCCTTACAAGAATTGGCAGCTCATCACAGAAAACAATTTAAACTTCCTGTTATTGGAATTACGGGCAGCAATGGAAAAACGATTATTAAAGAGTGGTTATCAGAGCTTTTGGCTGATAGTTTTCAGATTATCAAAAGTCCTAAAAGTTATAACTCTCAAATTGGAGTTCCTTTGTCTGTTTGGGAGCTTTCAGAAGAACATACATTAGCCATTTTTGAAGCTGGAATTTCGCAGCCTCATGAAATGGAATATTTAGAACCTATTATACAGCCAAATATTGGAATTTTCACAAACTTAGGAAGCGCACACGATGAAGGTTTTAAAGATAGATTAGAAAAAGCAACCGAAAAAGCCAAGCTCTTTGAAAACTGTAAATATTTGATTTCAAGAGATATTTATTCAGCAGTCAATACAGCAATTCTTCATTTGAAAGAACGAAAAGGAGACCCTCATTTTTTTGGTTGGACAACTCAAGATGTCTCTATTTATCCTTCTGCTGTTGATATGCGCTATCTTGACCCAAATGTTGGAGGTGTAAATGTTGGGCTTTATGACCCACACACAAATCAAAAACTCAACTTTTATTTACCTTTTTCTAATCCTGCTCACGTAGAAAATTGTTTGCATTGTATAGTTACGATGCTTCTCTTTGAATATAAAGAAAAAGAAATTCAAGAAAAAATAAATAAGCTAAAAGCAGTAGAAATGCGCCTTGAACTCAAACAAGGAATTTTTAATTGTAGCTTGATTGATGATACCTATAATAATGATTTTGGAGGTTTACAAGTGGCTTTAGATTTTTTATTACAGCAAAGTAACAAACCCAAAAGAACAGTTATTTTGTCGGATATGCCAGAAGAAAATCAAAAAGGATTGTATGAAAAAATATTTCAACTTTGTGCAAAAAAAGGCGTAGGGCGTGTTATTGCTATTGGTGAAAATATAAAAAGAACACTTTTGCCTGACACCGAAACGCTTATTGATGTCAAATTTTTTACAACAACAGAAGATTTTTTAGGTGATTTTGCAGATGGAGATATTCGTTTTGGAAATGAAGCAATTTTGATAAAAGGAGCTAGAAAATTTGAGTTTGAAAAAATTGTGGAAGCCTTAGAACTCAAAGTACATGGAACAAAACTAGAAATTAATCTTAATAGTTTAGCTCATAATTTGGATTATTTTCGTTCGTTGATTTCTCCCAGAACTAGAATTATGGCAATGGTAAAAGCATTTGGGTATGGCAGTGGTTCAAACTTTGAGATTGCTCATCTTTTACAATATCATAGAGTAGATTATTTGGCTGTGGCGTATGTAGATGAAGGAATTGCGCTAAGAAATGAAGGAATCAGAACACCAATTATGGTAATGAATCCATCAATAGATAGTTTTGAAAAAATGTATGTTCATAAACTTGAACCTGAAATTTATAGTGTTGCTACACTAAAAAGATATGTAGAATATGCCAAAGAAAAAGCCTATCATTTGAATTTGGCTGAATTTGGTGCAGATATAAAAGATGTCTTCAAAATCCATTTAAAATTAGATACAGGAATGAATCGTTTGGGTTTTGCTACAAGTGATTTGCCTATTTTATTGAGTTTGATTAAAGCTGTTGGAGAGTCGTTGGAAGTTGCAAGTGTTTTTACACATTTGGCTGCTGCTGATGACAACCAAATGGATGACTTTTCATCACAACAAATAAAAGAATTTGAAGAATGGGCTGCTGAATTGGAGCAACAATTAGGGTATTCTTTTCTGCGTCATGCTGTTAATTCAGCAGGAATTATTCGCTTCAAAAATGCTCATTTTGAGATGGTTCGTCTAGGATTAGGATTGTATGGAATTGATTCTTCCAAAAAAGCACAAGAATATTTATTACCAATTAGCTCGCTTAAAGCAACTATTTCACAAATAAAAGTAGTTCATCCAAATGAAAGTATTGGTTATTCAAGAAAAGGAAAAGTAGAACGCATCTCAAAAATTGCAACTATTGCCATTGGTTATGCTGATGGATATGATAGACGTTTTGGGAATGGAGTAGGAAAAGTATATTTGCATGGCGAGCTTGCACCAACGATTGGAAATATTTGTATGGATATGTGTATGGTTGATGTAACCGAAATTGAAGATGCTAAAGAAGGCGATGAAGTTATTATTTTTGGAGAATATCCAACCGTTACCGACCTTGCGAACACAATAGGAACAATTCCGTATGAAATCTTGACAAATGTAAGCGAACGTGTGAAGCGTATTTTTTATGCCGACTAA
- a CDS encoding DUF5522 domain-containing protein yields the protein MFEKPLPPVEKGDYYFNEEGLMVFTAQYHLKRGYCCKHICLNCPWDYKREKKKGK from the coding sequence ATGTTCGAAAAGCCATTGCCTCCAGTAGAAAAAGGAGATTATTATTTTAATGAAGAAGGTTTGATGGTTTTTACTGCTCAATATCATTTGAAAAGAGGATATTGTTGTAAACATATATGCTTAAACTGCCCTTGGGATTATAAAAGAGAAAAGAAGAAAGGTAAATAA
- a CDS encoding macro domain-containing protein, producing MHYTKGNILESTTEVIINPVNIVGVMGKGLALAFKKHFPHNYKVYKEACKNKTIDIGKLLLVDEFDLEKKQFIINFPTKKHWRNPSKIEYIEEGLKDLVRIIETQKFESMAIPALGCGLGGLEWEDVKLVLEKYLRDLEDIEILIFEPK from the coding sequence ATGCACTACACAAAAGGAAATATCTTAGAATCAACTACTGAAGTAATCATTAATCCTGTCAATATTGTTGGTGTGATGGGAAAGGGACTTGCTTTAGCCTTCAAAAAACACTTTCCTCATAATTATAAAGTCTATAAAGAAGCCTGCAAAAACAAAACTATCGATATTGGAAAATTACTTTTAGTTGATGAATTTGATTTAGAAAAAAAACAATTTATCATAAATTTCCCTACCAAAAAACATTGGCGCAATCCTTCCAAAATCGAATATATTGAAGAGGGTCTAAAAGATTTAGTCAGAATTATAGAAACTCAAAAGTTTGAAAGTATGGCTATTCCTGCTTTGGGTTGTGGTTTGGGAGGATTAGAATGGGAAGATGTAAAATTAGTACTTGAAAAATATTTGAGAGATTTAGAAGATATTGAGATTCTCATTTTTGAACCAAAATAA
- the carB gene encoding carbamoyl-phosphate synthase large subunit produces MPRNKSIRHILIIGSGPIVIGQACEFDYAGSQAARSLREEGIKVSLINSNPATIMTDPINADHVYLLPLTTDSIETILREQEIDAVLPTMGGQTALNLSIKCNDIGLWEKYNVDVIGVDFEAIDTTEDRDKFKLCMESMGVGVAVGQTAKSFLQGKKIAQNIGFPLVIRPSFTLGGTGGSVVYDKEEFDSALSRGLHTSPIHEVLIEQCVIGWKEFELELLRDSAGNVIIICSIENFDPMGVHTGDSITVAPAMTLPDTVYQEMRSLAIKMMNGIGNFAGGCNVQFAVNPENDDIIAIEINPRVSRSSALASKATGYPIAKIAAKLAIGYNLDELDNAITGTTSAFFEPSIDYVIVKVPRWNFDKFEGCDSRLGFQMKSVGEAMGIGRNFQEALQKACQSLEIRRNGLGADGKEVTNQEEIHQKLKVPSWDRLFRIYDAFKLGIPMKRIFDLTRIDKWFLHQIEQIVALENEIQKYKLDTIPYDLLLNAKKKGLADRQIAHLINCLESDIHKKRTNLGINRVWKMVDTCAAEFEAQTPYYYSTFETENEAIRSDKKKVVVLGSGPNRIGQGIEFDYSCVHGILAAKEAGYETIMINCNPETVSTDFDIADKLYFEPVFWEHIYDIILNEKPEGVIVQLGGQTALKLAEKLERYNIPIFGTSYEALDLAEDRGRFSDLLKANDIPYPKYHAIKTAEEAIAKSAEMEFPLLVRPSYVLGGQRMKIVINEQELEEHIINIFKDLGQQTILIDEFLDGAIEAEADAICDTEDVYIIGVMEHIEPAGIHSGDSYAVLPPFDLDENIMKQIHDHTKKIAVALKTKGVINIQFAIKDGIVYIIEANPRASRTVPFICKAYQEPYIKYATWVMLNYKKVKDFNFEPQQNGYAIKIPVFSFDKFPNVNKELGPEMKSTGEAIYFIHHLKDPFFKEIYNERNLYLSR; encoded by the coding sequence ATGCCTAGAAATAAATCCATTCGCCATATTCTCATTATTGGAAGTGGCCCTATTGTCATCGGACAAGCCTGTGAGTTTGATTATGCAGGTTCGCAAGCTGCTCGTTCGCTTCGTGAAGAAGGAATAAAAGTGTCGCTCATCAATTCCAATCCTGCAACGATAATGACCGACCCTATCAATGCAGACCACGTTTATCTGTTGCCACTCACAACAGATTCTATCGAAACTATTCTTAGAGAACAAGAAATTGATGCCGTTTTGCCTACCATGGGAGGTCAAACGGCATTAAATTTATCTATCAAGTGCAACGATATTGGGCTTTGGGAAAAGTACAATGTTGATGTAATTGGAGTAGATTTTGAAGCCATCGACACGACAGAAGACAGAGATAAATTCAAACTCTGTATGGAAAGTATGGGGGTTGGAGTAGCTGTCGGACAAACAGCAAAATCATTCTTACAAGGAAAGAAAATTGCTCAAAATATTGGTTTTCCATTGGTTATTCGTCCTTCTTTTACACTTGGTGGAACAGGTGGAAGTGTTGTTTATGACAAAGAAGAGTTTGATAGTGCGCTTTCAAGGGGTTTGCATACATCGCCTATTCACGAAGTTTTGATAGAACAATGTGTAATTGGTTGGAAAGAATTTGAACTAGAATTATTGCGTGATTCGGCAGGAAATGTAATCATTATTTGTTCGATTGAAAACTTTGACCCAATGGGGGTTCATACTGGCGATTCAATTACAGTTGCACCAGCAATGACTTTGCCTGATACAGTCTATCAAGAAATGAGAAGTTTGGCAATCAAAATGATGAACGGAATCGGAAATTTTGCAGGTGGTTGTAATGTGCAGTTTGCTGTTAATCCTGAAAACGATGATATTATTGCTATTGAAATTAATCCTCGTGTTTCTCGTTCTTCTGCACTTGCTTCAAAAGCAACAGGTTATCCAATTGCCAAAATTGCAGCAAAATTAGCCATTGGTTATAATCTTGATGAGTTGGATAATGCCATTACAGGTACAACTTCAGCATTTTTTGAGCCTTCTATTGATTATGTAATTGTGAAAGTTCCTCGTTGGAATTTTGATAAATTTGAAGGTTGTGATTCTCGTTTAGGTTTCCAAATGAAATCAGTAGGAGAAGCCATGGGAATTGGGCGTAATTTTCAAGAAGCTCTACAAAAAGCCTGTCAGTCTTTAGAAATTCGTAGAAATGGATTAGGCGCAGATGGAAAAGAAGTTACTAATCAAGAAGAAATACATCAAAAATTAAAAGTTCCGTCTTGGGATAGATTATTCAGAATTTATGATGCTTTCAAATTAGGAATACCCATGAAACGTATTTTTGATTTGACAAGAATTGATAAATGGTTCTTGCACCAAATTGAACAAATTGTAGCATTAGAAAACGAAATCCAAAAATATAAATTAGATACAATTCCTTATGATTTGTTGCTTAATGCAAAGAAAAAAGGATTAGCAGACCGTCAGATTGCTCACCTAATAAACTGTTTGGAAAGTGATATTCATAAAAAAAGAACTAATTTAGGAATAAATCGTGTTTGGAAAATGGTAGATACTTGTGCTGCTGAGTTTGAAGCACAAACGCCTTATTATTATTCTACTTTTGAAACTGAAAACGAAGCTATCCGAAGTGATAAGAAAAAAGTTGTTGTTTTGGGTTCAGGACCTAATCGTATCGGGCAAGGAATTGAGTTTGATTACTCGTGTGTGCATGGGATTTTGGCTGCAAAAGAGGCAGGTTATGAAACCATTATGATAAATTGTAATCCTGAAACGGTTTCAACAGATTTTGATATTGCTGACAAACTTTATTTTGAGCCTGTTTTTTGGGAACATATTTATGATATAATTCTGAATGAAAAACCTGAAGGTGTCATTGTTCAATTAGGTGGACAGACAGCCTTAAAACTTGCCGAAAAATTAGAACGCTACAATATTCCTATATTTGGTACAAGCTATGAAGCCTTAGATTTGGCAGAAGATAGAGGTCGTTTTTCTGATTTATTGAAGGCAAATGATATTCCTTATCCAAAATATCACGCCATCAAAACAGCAGAAGAAGCCATTGCAAAATCAGCAGAAATGGAATTTCCTTTGCTTGTTCGTCCGTCGTATGTTTTGGGTGGGCAGCGCATGAAAATTGTCATCAATGAACAAGAATTAGAAGAACACATCATCAATATTTTCAAAGATTTGGGACAACAAACCATTTTGATAGATGAATTTTTAGATGGTGCAATCGAAGCCGAAGCCGATGCAATTTGTGATACTGAAGATGTTTATATTATTGGTGTAATGGAACATATTGAGCCTGCTGGGATTCACTCAGGCGATTCGTATGCTGTTTTACCTCCTTTTGATTTGGATGAAAATATCATGAAACAGATTCATGACCATACAAAGAAAATTGCTGTTGCACTCAAAACAAAAGGTGTAATTAATATTCAATTTGCCATCAAAGATGGTATTGTTTACATCATTGAAGCCAATCCAAGAGCATCAAGAACAGTTCCTTTTATTTGTAAAGCTTATCAAGAACCATATATCAAATATGCAACTTGGGTAATGCTAAATTATAAAAAGGTAAAAGATTTTAATTTTGAGCCACAACAAAACGGGTATGCTATCAAAATTCCTGTTTTCTCCTTTGATAAGTTCCCTAATGTAAACAAAGAATTAGGACCTGAAATGAAATCTACTGGAGAAGCAATTTATTTTATTCATCACTTAAAAGACCCTTTCTTTAAAGAGATTTATAATGAACGTAATTTGTATTTGAGTAGGTAA
- a CDS encoding HEPN family nuclease, whose protein sequence is MPKLTNWTPEETEIALRLQRAFFNSFSRFLEDIENDYDNRNMRYYLQEIADIQKEEEYTEHLLHSCVILPKLLAWTLLREQDAWKNIIPNKNDTVYSKDWKINESCSINFANEKNKNLVELFSRIRNSIVHYRFKLDSEVENITFEDYRTDGSNKIIMKLNLLYFNNEMLFPHIMKVEKWIIENNEQETQIGDYFGVIQTLYAYGEWLQVLLYNCNDDEFTLEDFKNKLDKKGFKGKEEFLKYNTGALYSLLFHISSMYELGEANDSVITKAGIKMKDICTEYPNKIIKPVTCEEFDELSLVTFLRRIRNATLHGNFEFEQLEDNSIIYSFSSNGKSYAFKMLFVMDLEKIITNIIKDE, encoded by the coding sequence ATGCCTAAACTAACTAATTGGACACCTGAAGAAACAGAGATTGCTTTAAGGTTACAGAGAGCTTTCTTTAATTCATTTTCACGATTTTTAGAAGATATTGAAAATGATTATGATAATAGAAATATGAGATATTACCTTCAAGAAATAGCCGATATACAGAAAGAGGAAGAATATACAGAACACTTACTACATTCTTGTGTCATCTTACCAAAACTACTCGCTTGGACTTTATTAAGAGAACAAGATGCTTGGAAAAATATAATACCTAATAAAAATGATACTGTATACAGCAAAGACTGGAAAATCAATGAATCTTGCTCAATAAATTTTGCCAATGAAAAGAATAAAAATCTAGTGGAATTATTTAGTAGAATACGTAATTCCATTGTCCATTATAGATTTAAATTGGATTCAGAAGTAGAGAATATAACCTTTGAAGATTATAGAACAGACGGTTCAAACAAAATAATCATGAAATTAAACCTTTTGTATTTCAATAATGAAATGCTTTTCCCACATATTATGAAGGTAGAAAAATGGATTATAGAAAATAACGAACAAGAAACTCAGATTGGAGATTATTTTGGAGTTATACAAACACTATATGCTTATGGAGAATGGCTACAAGTTCTTTTATATAATTGTAATGATGATGAGTTTACATTAGAAGATTTCAAGAACAAATTAGATAAGAAAGGTTTTAAAGGTAAAGAAGAATTTTTAAAATACAATACAGGAGCTTTATATTCTTTATTATTTCATATCTCTTCAATGTATGAGTTGGGTGAAGCAAATGATTCAGTAATAACCAAAGCAGGAATAAAAATGAAAGATATTTGTACAGAATATCCAAATAAGATTATTAAGCCTGTAACCTGTGAAGAGTTTGATGAATTATCATTGGTAACCTTTCTACGTAGAATAAGAAATGCTACTTTACATGGAAATTTCGAATTTGAACAGCTTGAAGATAACAGTATAATATATTCTTTTTCTTCAAATGGTAAATCATATGCATTTAAAATGCTTTTTGTTATGGATTTAGAAAAAATAATTACCAATATAATTAAAGATGAATAG
- a CDS encoding SpoIIE family protein phosphatase, protein MSEKATATLDELELKKIELDSLIDIIKSINGNIPEQDLYRTFMFTLRSYPHISKMTLYVLDEDTEVDANRNKWFNKEGFGTLGNYKNVLLPQEILDIHKVSSTTEFNHLAPFNEFCFLIPIHHKDQVLAYLFLGRAYDSLLEEDLDLPFIQALSDIIIVAIENKKLARKQKVQEVFSRQLEMASEVQSLLLPKHLPNQEKFSVVASYYPHHNVGGDYYDYIQINDNEFLLCVADVSGKGFPAAILMSNFQAALRTMARQTTDLKKIVEELNHLIIQNSGGGHFITAFFFLYNKSQKTAVYINAGHNAPILMFNSHQVQHLEEGTTILGTFDKLPFLSVANLNNLDDFLIFCYTDGFTETAAEDGEEFGEDNLLVGVKENFDHSHQELHERLFDKLHLFKGNTPYPDDITLLSCRVKK, encoded by the coding sequence ATGTCAGAAAAAGCAACAGCAACCTTAGATGAATTAGAACTCAAAAAAATTGAGTTAGATTCGCTTATCGATATTATTAAATCTATCAACGGAAATATTCCAGAACAGGATTTATACCGAACTTTTATGTTTACGCTGCGTTCGTATCCTCATATTTCGAAGATGACTTTGTATGTTTTAGATGAAGATACAGAAGTAGATGCAAACAGAAATAAGTGGTTTAATAAAGAAGGTTTTGGTACGTTGGGTAATTATAAAAATGTGCTTTTGCCACAAGAAATATTAGATATTCATAAAGTTTCCTCTACTACTGAATTTAATCATTTAGCTCCTTTTAATGAGTTTTGTTTTCTGATTCCTATTCATCACAAAGACCAAGTTTTGGCATATCTTTTTTTAGGAAGAGCTTATGATTCTCTTTTGGAAGAAGATTTAGATTTGCCTTTTATTCAAGCTCTTAGTGATATTATAATTGTTGCTATCGAAAATAAAAAGTTGGCTAGAAAGCAAAAAGTACAAGAGGTTTTTAGTCGTCAATTAGAAATGGCGAGCGAGGTACAATCTTTACTTTTACCAAAACATTTACCTAATCAAGAAAAATTTAGTGTTGTAGCAAGTTATTATCCTCATCATAATGTAGGAGGTGATTATTATGATTATATTCAAATTAATGATAATGAATTTTTGCTTTGTGTAGCTGATGTTTCTGGAAAAGGCTTTCCTGCTGCAATTTTGATGTCAAATTTTCAAGCTGCGCTTCGTACAATGGCACGTCAAACAACAGATTTGAAAAAAATTGTAGAAGAACTTAATCATTTAATTATTCAGAATTCGGGTGGAGGGCATTTTATTACAGCTTTCTTTTTCTTGTATAATAAAAGCCAAAAAACGGCAGTTTATATCAATGCAGGTCATAATGCGCCTATTTTGATGTTTAATTCTCACCAAGTTCAGCATTTGGAAGAAGGAACAACTATTTTAGGAACATTTGACAAACTTCCTTTTTTGAGTGTTGCCAATCTAAATAATTTAGATGATTTTTTGATTTTCTGTTATACAGATGGATTTACAGAAACAGCAGCAGAAGACGGAGAAGAGTTTGGAGAAGATAATTTACTGGTAGGTGTAAAAGAAAACTTTGACCATTCACATCAAGAACTTCACGAACGTTTATTTGATAAACTACATCTTTTCAAAGGAAATACTCCTTACCCTGATGATATTACTTTGCTTTCTTGTAGAGTAAAAAAGTAA
- a CDS encoding DUF1599 domain-containing protein, which produces MTDKTLAQYRQIMVTCRQLFDQKNKDYGTSWRILRLPSITDQIYIKAQRIRTIQDKGSQMVGDDIASEFIGIINYSLMALIQIQLRNDTRLEIPLREVTEYYQKHSEVSQQLLSHKNHDYGEAWRVMRITSITDIILMKLLRIKRIEDNQGKTLVSEGIDAGYKDMINYSVFALILMMEQNQNQVNNQANNHEQNHERKNQKIEKL; this is translated from the coding sequence TTGACTGACAAAACACTAGCTCAATATCGCCAAATAATGGTTACATGTAGGCAACTCTTTGACCAAAAAAATAAAGATTATGGTACTTCGTGGCGTATTTTGCGCTTGCCAAGTATTACAGACCAAATTTATATCAAAGCACAGCGAATCCGAACCATTCAAGACAAAGGCTCGCAGATGGTAGGTGATGATATTGCTTCAGAGTTTATTGGAATAATAAATTATTCGTTGATGGCCTTAATTCAGATTCAACTTCGAAATGATACTCGTTTGGAAATTCCTCTTAGAGAAGTAACTGAATATTATCAAAAACATTCTGAAGTTTCACAGCAACTCTTGAGTCATAAAAATCACGATTATGGAGAGGCTTGGCGTGTAATGAGAATTACAAGTATTACAGATATTATTTTGATGAAACTGCTTCGTATCAAGCGCATTGAAGATAATCAAGGCAAAACGCTTGTTTCTGAAGGCATTGATGCTGGTTATAAAGACATGATAAACTATTCTGTTTTCGCTCTTATTTTGATGATGGAACAAAATCAAAATCAAGTAAACAACCAAGCAAATAATCATGAACAAAACCATGAAAGAAAAAATCAAAAAATAGAAAAATTATAA
- a CDS encoding BT_3928 family protein — MKFLNQIICFIVGALFIFSGAVKAIDPIGTAIKLGEYFEVFATDVPALHDFFHLLNQNATVLAVIFVVSEVVLGAALLIGFRRKITVWLLFLMITFFTFLTFYSAYFNKVTDCGCFGDFLPLKPWESFTKDVVLFVLITILLVQVKKLTNKSNFFTFILMFSTTLLTGFLTFYAIYFEPPIDFRAYAIGKNISEQMKSQEPPRYIYIMEKDGQEFRMEEYPTDPAYKYINNELLNEDESKPKITDYSLWNDDGDFTQESLTEKRIFILVSNVEKGNFDTFENIKKIISEVTAKNANIKVAILTSDTKEVIEAFKASQNINFPFYYIDATVIKTIARSNPALWMLNEGTVVGKYSPNDIPSSEEVLGLFK; from the coding sequence ATGAAATTCCTCAACCAAATTATTTGTTTTATTGTTGGTGCATTATTTATTTTTTCAGGAGCTGTAAAAGCTATTGACCCTATCGGAACAGCTATCAAGCTGGGTGAATACTTTGAAGTTTTTGCAACTGATGTACCTGCTTTGCACGATTTTTTTCATCTTCTAAATCAAAATGCAACTGTTTTAGCAGTTATCTTTGTGGTTTCGGAGGTTGTGTTGGGAGCAGCTCTTTTGATTGGTTTTAGGCGAAAGATAACAGTTTGGTTATTATTTTTGATGATTACCTTCTTTACTTTTCTTACTTTTTACTCAGCTTATTTCAATAAAGTAACAGATTGTGGCTGTTTTGGAGATTTTCTTCCTTTAAAACCTTGGGAGTCATTTACAAAAGATGTAGTTCTTTTTGTATTGATTACAATTTTACTAGTACAAGTAAAGAAATTAACAAATAAATCTAATTTCTTTACTTTTATACTTATGTTTTCTACAACACTGCTCACTGGTTTTCTTACTTTTTATGCTATTTATTTTGAGCCACCGATAGATTTTAGAGCTTACGCAATAGGAAAGAATATTTCTGAGCAAATGAAATCTCAAGAGCCTCCTCGTTATATTTATATCATGGAAAAAGACGGACAAGAGTTCAGAATGGAAGAATATCCAACCGACCCAGCTTATAAATATATCAATAATGAGCTTTTAAACGAAGACGAAAGTAAGCCAAAAATTACAGATTATAGCCTTTGGAATGATGATGGAGATTTTACACAAGAATCTTTAACAGAAAAACGAATTTTTATCTTGGTAAGTAATGTAGAAAAGGGAAATTTTGATACCTTTGAAAATATTAAAAAAATTATTAGTGAAGTAACAGCTAAGAATGCAAATATAAAAGTAGCTATTCTTACTTCTGACACTAAAGAAGTTATTGAGGCTTTTAAAGCAAGTCAAAATATTAATTTTCCTTTTTATTATATTGATGCTACTGTTATAAAAACGATAGCTCGCTCAAATCCTGCTCTTTGGATGCTTAATGAAGGAACTGTTGTAGGTAAATATTCGCCTAATGACATTCCTAGTTCAGAAGAAGTTTTGGGTTTGTTTAAATAG